A stretch of the Thermus thermophilus genome encodes the following:
- the tatA gene encoding twin-arginine translocase TatA/TatE family subunit: MHLGPMEIILILLVILLLFGAKKLPELARGIGQAAREFKKGIQEEEKKEEPKA, encoded by the coding sequence ATGCACCTCGGACCCATGGAGATCATCCTCATCCTTCTCGTCATCCTCCTCCTCTTCGGCGCCAAAAAGCTTCCCGAGCTCGCCCGTGGCATCGGCCAGGCGGCCCGGGAGTTTAAGAAAGGGATCCAGGAGGAGGAGAAGAAGGAGGAGCCCAAGGCTTAG